GTGAACTATTAATACTTCTCCTGAAATGAAAGACGATTTTCCAAAAATTCCATGATATTCTGCATTTAAATAGACGGAATGAACGTAACCTACCGTAGTACCGTTAACACCGTAGAATTCCAGAGTTGTGAAGTTAGCCTTACCGCTCATTTGAGCACGCGGTAAATTTAGATTGCCTATTCCTAGTCCTTTCCACTCTATTGCTGGTGTCAACTTACCGCAGAAGTACGCAGTAGTAACTGCATAACCTTCTGTAGATGAGAAAGTAGTGCCGTTAGCAACAAAACATTCAGTGAATGGAGAGTACTTTCTCGGCATTTGTACGTGTAACGCGATAGATGAACTAGATTGAAACTCTCCTGAAATCTTCACTTGAACCAATGTAAGAGTAACATTTTCAGATACTGAGGAGTCCTGCTTGATTTCAAGTGATATGTTAGAGAATGATACGCCGTTAATGAACTGTAGAATTAACTCTCCTGAGCCGTTTATATATGAAATTGTATGAATAGAACTCTCGTTGAATCCTGCCCACACTATTTCTTCCATGCCTGCGGACAAAACTATTATCCTAGCTAACTGCGGTATGTCTGTTTTAACATATAGACTTCCATTAGCATAAGTAGAAACGCATATTTTACCGGTTATAGTATAGTTTTTCCCAGTTGTTAAAATATATGTTGTCTTATATTCATTTACTTGTACAGTTTTATCATTATTACTTAAATTTCCATAATATGTTGAATTACTAACTTGATATATTTCAGTAGATAAAATTCTCATTTTTTCACTATGTAAAAAACTTGAATATTTATTATATTCTATAGTATAACTGGTATTACTAGAGGGAACATACGAATTCGCAACGGATATAAAAAATAATATTGATGCTAATAATAATGCTATTATTATCCCTATAGGAAGTGCTTTCATGAGCTAAACTATCCTATTCCACTATTAAAAATAAGCTTTCCACGACAGGATAAAATGAGTGAAACAAAATAATTTCACTAGATTTTTTCGTTTTTTAATGAATATAAATCTAGACTTTTGCATAAAAATACTCAATCTCTTTAATTCTTATACTTACTTCTGTTATGGCATCTGTAGTTACAGGGGGAGCAGGATACATAGGGAGTCACCTAATAGATTATCTGATAGAGAAAGGAGACGACGTAATAAGTATAGATGATTATTCTTCGGGAAATTACACAAATACTAGGGCAAAAAACGTAAAGCTTGATTTAAGGTTAGCTTACCCTGAAATTCCTAAGGGAGCTATAATTTACCATTTAGCTGCCAATCCAGACGTTAGGACTTCGATGGATAATATTTACGACCATTTCGAAAGGGATGTTAAAACAACGCTGAACATTATGGAGATGGCAAGAAAATATGACGCTAAACTTGTTGTATTCTTTTCTTCCTCAACAGTATACGGCGAAGGAAGAATACCAACTACTGAAGCCGATAAAATTGATCCGATTTCAAATTACGGGCTCTTTAAAGTTATGGGAGAGGAAATACTTAGCTTTTATGCAAGAAATTACGGAATAAGAGGGATTTCATTAAGATTAGCAAACATTACTGGGGGCAGGGTATCTCATGGTGTAGTTATAGATTTCATCAAAAAGCTGAAGAAAAATAAGGAAACGCTAGAAATCTTAGGCAATGGAAAACAGAGGAAAAGCTACCTTTACATAACTGATTTGCTTTCCGCCTTAGATGTTCTAGTTAAATACTTTAAAGGTTTATATGACGCCTTTAACATCGGGAATGATGATTGGGTAACAGTAGACGAAATAGCAAGAATAGTTGAGGAAGAGATGAAGCTTTCTCCTAAACACGTCTATGTTGATGCAGGAGAAGGAAGGGGTTGGAAAGGAGATGTTAGGTTTATGCTCCTTGATATTTCAAAGATAAAGTCTTTTGGTTGGTTACCAAAATATTCTTCTGCACAAGCAATAAGATTAGCAGTGAGGGATGTACTTGATAAAATATAAACTAATGGGAATAGGATTAATTCTTCTTTCAGCTTTAGTTATTTACTTAGCTTTTTCGATCTTTTTCCTAGGATTGAAAATAAAACTAGGAAGTTATGAAGTATCTCCTATAATAATAAAAACTATAAATTTCGCAATAATTTTCCTAGTTTTTGTTTATATAGCATATGTCGGATATATTATGATTTTCCATGCTCAAGAAAAATAGGGAAAATTTCTTAAAGTTAACAGTAAATTCTTACATATGCCATTATCTAAAGATGATAAGAGAAAGCTAATTTATGCAATAGTATTCTCAGTAGCATCTTATGCAGTAGCTGCAGGACTAGCTTTAGGCACTGCTGCCTATGCATTAAGCATTTTCACTGATCCAGTAGTTACGCTGACTATTCCGCTAATAATAGTAGCAATAGGAATACAAGCAATAAATGCTAAGAACGGACCCCTTCTAATTTTGATAATAAGCGCATTACTTTACGCAATATCTGGCTTAATATTCCTAGTTCCTACATTCGTTGTTGCTGGGCTTGTAGTTGAGGGAATATCCAGGATAGTAGGCTATAGGTCTTTTAAAGCAGTAATGATAAACACTACATTGGCTGGAGGCCTAGTAGGAGTTTTTAGCGTAGTTTTTGGATTGCTTTTCGTACCTTCTACTGCATCGCAGTTTGCCTTAGATTTAATGCTAGCATTTACTGGAATATACTTCGTAGAATCTGCAGTAATGGGAATTGTATCTTATTACTTAGGTAGTTTCCTTATAAAATCCGGTGTATTACATTGAAGACATCTTTTTTATATTCAGTATTTTTTTCAGTCTTAATTTTTATATCCACTTATATCTCGCTAGGAATTTATTCAATGATAATTACCATAGCGATGCTATTCGGGAAAAAAGGAATTTTCATTACGGAAATTGCAATAGCAATACTCTCATACTTTGTCCTATCTTATTTCGGCAAAGCTTACCTTTATGTATTTACTGTTAGGGCAATTACTTACATCAACTTATATTTTGTAGTCTCGGAACTCGTAGATAAATCCACTGTCCTCGACGCGCTAGGAGAGAAAGGAGTCCCAATCATAATAGCATTAGCTTATTACCCTTACTTCTTTCAACTATCCTCAGAAGTCTCATTTTACGCCAGAGCTAGAGGAATGGGATTTAACCCAATAAAAATTTCAAGACCTTTATTAGTGGAGATGATTAAAGTTGCGGAAAACCTTTACGTTGCATATACTGTCAAACTTTTTGGAAAATACTCTGGAAAAAGAAATTTAAAACCAAGAACATCAGATATAATACTGCTTGCTGTAGGGTTTGCAGTACTTACCATGTCAATAATTTTTCCGTTATAATTCTCTGCATTATTAATAAATCCTTGACATCTAAAGAATACTAGTGCTTAGTATAATCAGTAACAGAGGTACTGTAGAAGTAGATAAAAATGAGATTGTAGGCTTACTGGGTAAAAACGGAGCTGGAAAAACTACGTTAATAAAGTCAGTATTATGCGAATCTCAAAATCAAGTAATGATAGACGGAAGAGACTTCTGTGAGGATAGGGATTACAGTAAAATTTCTATCGTTCTGCAAGAGCCTTATTCCCAGATTTTAGCTGAAACTGCAAAAGAGGAGACTGAGCTTCTCTCTAGGTATCATAAAGTTAATGAGGAAATCGTTAAAAACATAATGGGAGAATACTATGATAAGAGATTTCTTGAACTGTCTGACGGATATAAGAGGAGATTTGTAATTTCTACTACCTTAGCTTCCATGCCAGAATACGTTTTACTCGATGAGCCTTTTGCAAATTTAGATAAGTATTCAAGTGATGAAGTAAAGAAAATAATTCCAAAAGGAAGTTTGATTACAGAACATAGAGTTAAAGAAATAAGGGATATTGTAGATAAAGTTTACATTCTAGAAGATAAGATTATGGGTGTAGATAAGGAAAAACTTTACGACGAGAATTTCCTAAAATTCCACGGACTGAGAGGATTTAAGCTCTCAAAGATTGAAAGCAGTCTGGGTAAGGAAATCCTTGATGTACGAACTCAAAAGGCTAGAATAAAAGTGAAGGAAAGCGAAGTCCTTTGCTTAATAGGAAGGAACGGTGCGGGAAAGACTACTACTTTAAAACAATTAGTAGGTAAAGTCTATGTAATTTTTCAAAATCCAGATCTTCAATTCTTCTGCACTACGGTCAAGGAAGAAGTGAAGAATAGAGAGGAAGTCTTATCTCTTTTTAATTTAAAGGATAAAGAAGATAGAAGTCCTTACACTTTAAGCTACGGAGAAAAAATGAGGGTTTTAATTGCCTCAGCTTACGCGTCAGGAAGAAAAGTAATAGCTTTAGATGAACCTAGCGTAGGAATGGACGGAAACTCATTACTTTCATTTTATGAAATGATTAAACTTTTAAAAGAAGAAAAAAGAGGGATAATTATAGCTACTCACGATGAAGACATAATAAACATGTGCGATAGCATAATTAATTTGGACGAGAGCTTTTAATTACTTCTTGCAAATTCTATTCACGTGAATAAGACAATAGGTAGAAACGCGGAAAGAGAACTGGTCAAGCTTCTCAGGGGATACGGTTTTAACGCAGTAAGAATACCTACCTCGAATTCTTCACCTAATCCTTTGCCTGATGTGTTTGCAACTAGAGGTTGCATTTTACTCTCAATAGAAGTAAAGAGCACTTGGCAGAGGAAAGTTAAAGTCGAAGAAATACAAGTTAGGAAAATCCTAGACTTCCTAAAAATGTTTCCAATGGAAGGTAAGGCATTAATAATTGTTAAATTCAAAGGAGGAAAAGGATGGAGAGTAAAGGAAGTTAATGAGAAGAAAGATGAGGAAGTTAATGAGGAAAATTCTATTCCTTTAGAGGACTTCTTACTTAGCTTACAGAATAATTTATTGCAATCATCAAGTCAGCATCCTTATCAAATTCCCTGAATTTGAAGAACTCCTCTTTTACTTCCTGTAAGGAATCTCCCACATTAACGAATATTCCAGAATTATCGTCACTTATTTCCCTAAACATTTGCTTAGCAAAGAATTTTCTCCCGACCTCTACGTTATGAGTAAAAACTGCATACATAATTAAATCGAGCTTAGTCAAGTCTACCTCTGGAATTAACCTAATGAAATTCCTTGAATACAAATACCTTATATGTCTCCTAATAGTCTTTGAGGAAACTTTCATCCTATCTGCTAAATACATACTGTCTAGAGTGGGCTCTTCCTTTATTATCGAAACCAACTTAAGGTCAAAATTTGAAGGAACATACAGCTCTTGTTTGGGTACGTAAATCATTTTGGGGTATCCTAAGTTCTCGCTCATGTCATCAATTCTCTTCTTTAGATCATCTAAACTATTACCTTCAATTTCATAAATGTTTGTTTCCTCTAAGCAATTGACCTTAAAAACATACTCTCCATCCCAGTCCTTTTGATTTTTGAAAGCGACATATGCATGATATTTTCCGTAAAAGTTTGGGTTCACGTATAGTGATACCCTCTTTATTACCTTATCTTGAATTAATTTGTCTACTCTGTAGTTAACTGCTGGAGAAGAAATACCTATCATTTTAGCTATTGACCTTTGAGACGTTCTATAGTCCTTTAACAGATAGAACAAGATTTTCTTGTTTATTTGATCCATACTTTAATATAGTACTCATTAAATATACGCTT
This genomic interval from Acidianus sp. HS-5 contains the following:
- a CDS encoding Lrp/AsnC family transcriptional regulator, whose translation is MDQINKKILFYLLKDYRTSQRSIAKMIGISSPAVNYRVDKLIQDKVIKRVSLYVNPNFYGKYHAYVAFKNQKDWDGEYVFKVNCLEETNIYEIEGNSLDDLKKRIDDMSENLGYPKMIYVPKQELYVPSNFDLKLVSIIKEEPTLDSMYLADRMKVSSKTIRRHIRYLYSRNFIRLIPEVDLTKLDLIMYAVFTHNVEVGRKFFAKQMFREISDDNSGIFVNVGDSLQEVKEEFFKFREFDKDADLMIAINYSVS
- the hjc gene encoding Holliday junction resolvase Hjc; protein product: MNKTIGRNAERELVKLLRGYGFNAVRIPTSNSSPNPLPDVFATRGCILLSIEVKSTWQRKVKVEEIQVRKILDFLKMFPMEGKALIIVKFKGGKGWRVKEVNEKKDEEVNEENSIPLEDFLLSLQNNLLQSSSQHPYQIP
- a CDS encoding NAD-dependent epimerase/dehydratase family protein, translating into MASVVTGGAGYIGSHLIDYLIEKGDDVISIDDYSSGNYTNTRAKNVKLDLRLAYPEIPKGAIIYHLAANPDVRTSMDNIYDHFERDVKTTLNIMEMARKYDAKLVVFFSSSTVYGEGRIPTTEADKIDPISNYGLFKVMGEEILSFYARNYGIRGISLRLANITGGRVSHGVVIDFIKKLKKNKETLEILGNGKQRKSYLYITDLLSALDVLVKYFKGLYDAFNIGNDDWVTVDEIARIVEEEMKLSPKHVYVDAGEGRGWKGDVRFMLLDISKIKSFGWLPKYSSAQAIRLAVRDVLDKI
- a CDS encoding ATP-binding cassette domain-containing protein, encoding MLVLSIISNRGTVEVDKNEIVGLLGKNGAGKTTLIKSVLCESQNQVMIDGRDFCEDRDYSKISIVLQEPYSQILAETAKEETELLSRYHKVNEEIVKNIMGEYYDKRFLELSDGYKRRFVISTTLASMPEYVLLDEPFANLDKYSSDEVKKIIPKGSLITEHRVKEIRDIVDKVYILEDKIMGVDKEKLYDENFLKFHGLRGFKLSKIESSLGKEILDVRTQKARIKVKESEVLCLIGRNGAGKTTTLKQLVGKVYVIFQNPDLQFFCTTVKEEVKNREEVLSLFNLKDKEDRSPYTLSYGEKMRVLIASAYASGRKVIALDEPSVGMDGNSLLSFYEMIKLLKEEKRGIIIATHDEDIINMCDSIINLDESF